Proteins from one Pantoea cypripedii genomic window:
- a CDS encoding alpha/beta hydrolase, translating to MLPVRAQKALEGWKEAAMPVLLKMQGASDQSWQEARDSYVAGLDRLFPAPAGVTFTQTDLGGVATMVVTPDNVIEGRTLFYIHGGGYVHGGIKAYRGLAGNYARQLRARVYVPDYRQAPEYPFPTPIEDTFTAWCALLASGVDAKSLVISGDSAGGAMLVTIMRKARDAQLPLPVAAVAFSPWADLTHSGASARVRNGLDPLCSTEFLNQLAGVFLAGELPTHPDASPIFADVRDLAPTLIQIGENEVMLSGAIRLAAHLGENRVRSSLEVWPGMFHVWHLFAGMLPEADQALRNAVRFLDDALTPSR from the coding sequence ATGTTACCTGTTAGGGCACAAAAAGCGTTAGAAGGCTGGAAAGAGGCGGCGATGCCGGTATTACTGAAAATGCAGGGAGCCAGTGATCAGAGCTGGCAGGAAGCGCGCGACAGCTATGTTGCGGGGCTGGACCGGCTTTTCCCGGCACCGGCAGGCGTGACCTTTACTCAGACGGATTTAGGTGGCGTCGCCACCATGGTGGTCACACCGGACAATGTCATAGAAGGCCGGACACTGTTTTATATCCATGGCGGTGGCTATGTTCACGGCGGGATAAAAGCCTATCGCGGCCTGGCCGGGAACTATGCCAGACAACTGCGGGCGCGTGTTTACGTCCCGGATTACCGCCAGGCACCCGAATATCCCTTCCCGACGCCGATTGAAGATACCTTCACAGCCTGGTGCGCCTTGCTGGCAAGCGGGGTGGATGCCAAATCACTGGTTATTTCCGGCGATTCGGCAGGCGGGGCCATGCTGGTGACCATCATGCGGAAAGCGCGCGATGCTCAGCTTCCGTTGCCTGTCGCCGCCGTGGCTTTTTCTCCCTGGGCGGACCTCACCCACAGCGGAGCATCGGCGCGCGTCAGGAATGGACTCGATCCCTTATGCAGCACGGAATTTCTTAACCAGCTGGCAGGTGTTTTTCTGGCAGGAGAATTACCCACCCATCCTGATGCCTCACCGATTTTTGCCGATGTCAGGGATCTGGCCCCCACGCTGATTCAGATTGGTGAAAATGAGGTGATGCTGAGTGGTGCAATCCGGCTCGCCGCGCACCTTGGCGAAAATCGCGTCCGCAGTTCGCTTGAGGTATGGCCCGGAATGTTCCATGTCTGGCATTTGTTTGCCGGGATGCTTCCCGAAGCCGATCAGGCGTTACGCAACGCGGTGAGGTTCCTTGATGACGCTCTGACGCCATCCCGCTGA